The genomic region GCCGCTCTCGTTGCCTGTAAGGATGATGGACATACCGCCGGTCTCCATGTGCGGTGTCGCGACATAGAGGGCGTGGCAGAGGTCGGGGCCACCCCAGCCGTCCCTGAACATCGCCCCGACCGTCGCTGCACCGGTCTGGTTCAGCGGGTCGACCATGACACCCGGCAGAGCGAGCACGTCACCGGCGACGCCCTTCTCCATGGACTCGGCATACATCAGGCACAGCGCCGGGATGTGCAGCCAGTCCCCCGGCGTGTGTGCGACGTTGTCGGCGAGGAGGTGGAGGGCACGGTGCCCCCGCACCAGGGCGACCACAGCGCTGGTGTCGAGGATGATCACGCGGCCTTGCCTCGCAGGTTGTGCATCTTCTCGGCGGCCACTGCGTAGATGTTGGCCAAGACGTCCGGCCCCTCGTCGAACTCCTCGTCCGTCAGCGTGCAGCCCATCCGCTCGCGGAGCACCTTTCTGGTGGCGGACACGCGTTCGGCGATCTGGGCCGCTGTGAGCTGCTCGGAGGCCAACTGCTCCACAAGTTGCCCAAGAGTCATCCCCCGCTCTTTGGCCACCTGCGCGAGATGGTCACGGGCCTCGCGTGACACCTGGATGGTCGTGTTGTCTGCCATGGGAACACTGTAGCCACACCACAGCAGGAGGCACCCCGGCCTCTGCCCCCCTCACACGATCGTGTTCAGACCCGGCAACCTTTCCGCGCCGAGCGGCAACCCACCCCCCGGACCATCCCCCCGCCGCATGGAACGGATTCGCCGCATGAGTGAGCTGCGCAGCAAGCCCCGGCACCGCAGAAGCCGCACGGCCCTGGCGGTCGGCGTCCCGCTGGCCCTGACCGCCGCCGGCACCCTCGCGTACGGCACCGACCTCGGCGTCCTCGGCTCCACCGCCCAGCAGGCCTCCGCCGCCGTCCCGGCCTGGGCCGCCGACACCGCCGACGGGTTCGCCTCCGTCAACTCCCGCGGGCAGAACGGGACGTACGGCGGCCGGGACGGCAAGACGGTCACCGTGAAGACGCAGGCCGATCTGGAGAAGTACGCGACGGCCACCGAGCCGTACGTGATCGTCGTCGCCGGCACGATCAACATGAACCCGGTCGGCAAAGAGATCAAGGTGCAGTCCGACAAGACCATCGTCGGGTCCGGGACCTCCGGGCACATCGTCGGCGGCGGGTTCTTCCTCGGCCAGGGCGTGCACAACGTGATCATCCGGAACCTGACCATCCGGGACTCGTACCAGGGTGTGTGGAACGACAAGGACCACGACTTCGACGCCGTCCAGATGGACGGCGCCCACCACGTCTGGATCGATCACAACGATCTGCGGCACATGGCCGACGGGCTCATCGACGTCCGCAAGGACAGCACGAACGTCACCGTCTCCTGGAACAAGCTGAGCGACAACAACAAGACCTTCGGCATCGGCTGGACCGAGAACGTCAAGACGGACATCACGATCCACCACAACTGGATCCGCGAGACCGAGCAGCGCAACCCGTCCACCGACAACGCCGCCCACGCGCACCTCTACAACAACTTCCTGGAGGACGCTCCGGGCACGGACATCAAGTCGTCGTACGGCAACTACTCGCGCGGCGCGACGAAGATGGTCCTGGAGAACTCCCTCTTCCAGGGCATCAAGAACCCCGTCATCAAGGACAGCGCCGCCGCGATCGTCCAGCGCGGGAACTCCTTCTCCGGCACCAGCGGGCGCAACGAGAGCGGCGGGACCGCCTTCGATCCGAAGGCCTACTACCCCTACTCCCTCGACAAGGCCGCCGACCTGCCGTCGATCCTCAGGTCCGGTGCCGGGCCGCGTGCCTCCATCGGCACGACCGCCGCCGCCTCCACCAAGGCAGCCGCCGCGACCACCCTCACCGTCGCCAAGGACGGCAGCGGGCAGTACACGACCGTCCAGGCCGCCGTGAACGCCGTACCCGCCAACAACCCCTCGCGCGTGGTGATCGCCGTGAAGCCGGGGACGTACCGGGAGACGGTGAGGGTCCCCTCCAACAAACCGCACGTCACCATCCAGGGCACCGGCGGCAGCCGCAAGGACACGACGATCGTCTACAACAACGCGTCCGGGACGCCGAAGCCCGGCGGCGGCACGTACGGCACGGGCGGCAGCGCCACCGTCGCCGTCGAGGCCGACGACTTCCAGGCGCGGAACCTGACCATCTCCAACGACTTCGACGAGAAGGCCAACCAGAACCTGAGCGGGCAGCAGGCCGTCGCCCTGCGGACCGCCGCCGACAAGGTGTTCCTGGACGGGATCATCGTCAGCGGCGACCAGGACACGCTGCTGCTCGACACCGCCGCCAAGGACAAGCTGGGACGGGTCTACGTCAGCAACTCGTACGTCATCGGGAACGTCGACTTCATCTTCGGGCGGGCCACGGCCGTCGTCGACAAGTCCGTCATCACGCTGAAGAAGCGCTGGAACGGCGACTCGGCCGGTTACGTCACCGCGCCGAGCACCGCCGCGAACCGCAAGGGCATCCTGATCGCCAACTCCACGGTGAACGGCGATGTGTCGAACGGCAGCTTCTACCTCGGCCGGCCCTGGCACGCGGGCGGTGACGCCTCGCTCGACCCGCAGACCACGGTCCGCAACACCAACCTGAGTGCCGCGATCAAGTCCACGCCGTGGACCGACATGAGCGGCTTCTCGTGGAAGGACGACCGGTTCGCCGAGTACAAGAACACCGGTGCGGGGGCGGGTCCGGCGACCTCCGACCGGCCGCACCTGACCGACGCGCAGGCCGCGAACCAGGAGGTCGCGGACTGGCTCGCGGGCTGGACGCCCTCGGCGTCCTGACGGCTCCCTTCCGGGTCCGGCTGACGAGCGGCGCCGGACCCGGAAGGGCACCATTCCTACTGGTTCCAGGCGTAGTGCAGCCGGTCCAGGCCGCTCTGGTTGTTCACCGTCAGGCTGAGGTTCGTGCCCGTGCCCTGGAGCGTGGTGAGGGAGTAGGTGTCACCGTTGCGCAGGCCGGGCCAGTAGACGGAGCCCAGGCCCAGCTCGCGGATGGTGTCGGTCGCGGCCTGGATGTACGCGACCTCGTTGGAGCCGTTGACCGGGCCGTTGTAGTCCAGGCCGGTCGTCATGGACGCGCCGAACTCGTCGAGGATCGTGCGCGACGCGCAGTCGCCGATGCGCGCCTTGAAGTCCTGCTTCCACTGGTCGACGCTGGTCCAGTCGGTGTGCCAGAACCCGTAGTTGTGCAGGGCCAGGCGGGTGCCCTTGAGGCGCGGGTCGGCGCACACCGGCTTGACGTCCTCGCTGTACTTGTAGCCGCCGATCAGGATCCGGTCGCGGGGCACGTTGCCGTGGGTGGCCACCCACTTCGCGGCGATGTCGGTCCACTCCTGGGCGGTGTAGCCGAACGGCTCGTTCATCGGCTCGAAGTACACCTTGGAGTTGCGGGCGTAGGCGGAGGTGATCCGCGCCCACATCTGGTCCCAGGACGCCTGGTTGTCGATCTTGCCGTCCTTGGCGTTGTCGGCCTCCCAGTAGCCCAGGATGACCTTGAAGCCCTTGGCGGTGGCGGCGTCGATCGCGCCCCGGTACGACTTCCAGAACGGGCCGTTCACGGAGGTGGGGTTGACCGGGAGGCGGACGGTGTTGGCGCCCAGCTTGGAGAATCCGCCGATGATCGCCGTGGACTTGGCGTACGTGGTGGCGTAGCTGTCGGAGGTGGACAGGCCCGAGGGCACGACCGCGTCGTGCGCGTAGTTGTCGCGCGGGTCGGCCCAGTTGACGCCCTTGAAGTCGCTGACGGGCGGCGGGGCGGTGGGGGAGGCGGCTGCGGGGGAGGCGAGTGCTCCGCCGAATGCCGTGACGCAGGCGAGCAGCGCCCCCAGGCCGGCTATCCCCCTATGAGTCTTTCGTGACACGACGTCCCCTTCTGAGCAGTTGCGTGAGCGAGACCTCGCGCATAGAGCGGCGGCTCGTTGGCTCCCGCAAACTAGAAGAGGACTCAAACAGAGGTCAACACATCTGCTCACCAAATTTCATCAAGAACGCAGACTTCCACGGGCCGTGGAGGCGGATCGTGCCGTTGAGGATCAGAGTCTCCTGCGGCAGCAGGGTCACGTTCTCGCGCAGGAACTCCAGGGGCCCGAATCGCAATTCACGCAGAACTTACGCGCGTGTCCGAAGTCAGCCATGCCAGCAGCTGCTCGGCGCCCTGCTTGGCTTCTGGGGCGTACCCGTCCCCATCGATCACGGCACGAAGCAGGCGCATGGCCTCCGGCCGAAACTCCGCGCCCAGGTCGACCAGGTCCTTGACGTCCCGGCCGCGATCCTCGGCGGTCGTCCACGGGCTGGTGATGAGGCCGGCGAGGACATCGGCGGCCGACGTCCGGTGCCTGCCGCCGACCGTGGCCATGAAGCGGGCCAGATCGCGGC from Streptomyces chartreusis NRRL 3882 harbors:
- a CDS encoding pectinesterase family protein, translated to MSELRSKPRHRRSRTALAVGVPLALTAAGTLAYGTDLGVLGSTAQQASAAVPAWAADTADGFASVNSRGQNGTYGGRDGKTVTVKTQADLEKYATATEPYVIVVAGTINMNPVGKEIKVQSDKTIVGSGTSGHIVGGGFFLGQGVHNVIIRNLTIRDSYQGVWNDKDHDFDAVQMDGAHHVWIDHNDLRHMADGLIDVRKDSTNVTVSWNKLSDNNKTFGIGWTENVKTDITIHHNWIRETEQRNPSTDNAAHAHLYNNFLEDAPGTDIKSSYGNYSRGATKMVLENSLFQGIKNPVIKDSAAAIVQRGNSFSGTSGRNESGGTAFDPKAYYPYSLDKAADLPSILRSGAGPRASIGTTAAASTKAAAATTLTVAKDGSGQYTTVQAAVNAVPANNPSRVVIAVKPGTYRETVRVPSNKPHVTIQGTGGSRKDTTIVYNNASGTPKPGGGTYGTGGSATVAVEADDFQARNLTISNDFDEKANQNLSGQQAVALRTAADKVFLDGIIVSGDQDTLLLDTAAKDKLGRVYVSNSYVIGNVDFIFGRATAVVDKSVITLKKRWNGDSAGYVTAPSTAANRKGILIANSTVNGDVSNGSFYLGRPWHAGGDASLDPQTTVRNTNLSAAIKSTPWTDMSGFSWKDDRFAEYKNTGAGAGPATSDRPHLTDAQAANQEVADWLAGWTPSAS
- a CDS encoding glycoside hydrolase family 5 protein, with protein sequence MSRKTHRGIAGLGALLACVTAFGGALASPAAASPTAPPPVSDFKGVNWADPRDNYAHDAVVPSGLSTSDSYATTYAKSTAIIGGFSKLGANTVRLPVNPTSVNGPFWKSYRGAIDAATAKGFKVILGYWEADNAKDGKIDNQASWDQMWARITSAYARNSKVYFEPMNEPFGYTAQEWTDIAAKWVATHGNVPRDRILIGGYKYSEDVKPVCADPRLKGTRLALHNYGFWHTDWTSVDQWKQDFKARIGDCASRTILDEFGASMTTGLDYNGPVNGSNEVAYIQAATDTIRELGLGSVYWPGLRNGDTYSLTTLQGTGTNLSLTVNNQSGLDRLHYAWNQ